The genomic stretch GTTCTCAAATTGAAAGAAATGAGTCATGTGTTTAAGTGGCTTTTTAGTAAAAGATTCGGTATTTGAGGTTTTCCAAATATATTCCACTCTATAGTAGCTGCAGAATATGCTCACTGTGGAATGATGACTGAAGTTTCTGTAAGAGTATATGAGTGCATGTgcatttactttaaaagcaaCCAGTAAGGTGTGGttttttcagtggtgttttttggggtttggggttttttttgtttttttaaacaaatatgcaGAAATTTAAGTATTTATAATCTTAATGTATTTCTGgatgttttgtgttttcaacCTAAGTTCCAGTAAGTCCAAGTAGCTGCACTAACTCCTTTAAGTGACCCACCCCAGGTGATTCCTTCCTTCCCATGTGTGAGAAACAATCAGGCACAGAAATTTCATCTTTTCATGGATAGTTaactctcccccccccccccccccccgccagctgAAGTTGACAAAgacctgccttttctttttgtgtgtgtcccATTCCCTTGCAATGTGATTTTCCCTTGGTTAGTGATGATGGTAGTACAACTATGCTTCATAATAAATCAGTTTAACAGCAGATGTGATTTCCTATTTTATACTGTTTACTTTCACTTGGTTTCCAAACTGTTTGTATAACCTTAGCATCATAAATTGTGAGATTTCAGATtcctcagagatttttttcacttttatggCTTTCTGTACAGATAAGCTTTTACATCCCAGAGGTAGTAAAGTAGCTCTGAGTTATAAAAACTTTGTGCAGTGTCATCCCAGGCTTGTGATATTTTTGTCACATAGGGCTCCTATCCCTGacaggttttcatttttgctaaTCTGTCATCAAATGATACTAGTGATCTAGTATTTCTTAATGTACATCATACCCTATTGAAATAAGACCTCTAGTTCAATATTTTTAGTTCATTGTTTAGTTTAGCTTAATAGGAGCTTTTAGTAGGACTGTTCCATAAGTAATTCAATGGTTTTATTCTGGATCTATTCTATTTCAGAATCCTTCTCTTAAAAATGTAgtagagaatttatttttcctacagTCCAGTGCATTCTATCCTTTTGGATGACAGTAACTtaagtatttgatttttctgcacACTGTTACACTTTCCTGGATTTGaataatgtgaaaatatttaataattttgtagAGATCAGAGTAAAGAGATTCTGGGTCATTCCACCTGACTGCCTGCATAGCACAGGGCACCAGGCTTCACCTGAATACCCATACATTGAGCATGAAGACTTGGGCTTGACTAATGCTGTGTGCTAGAGGCAAAGAatagaagagacaaaaaaaaaaagtgggtggCTGCTAGAATAGCAATGAAATTATTAAGGGAATTTAATGTCAATTGCTTCCATCCTGAAAAGTTGGGCTCTGGTAATAGAGAGTGGTGTGAATTGCCTCCAGAGCAGAAAACAGGCCAGTAAAGGTCTTAAGGTCATACCcctatttgatttttttctgcataccATTACTGCTTTTCCCAGTTACCAGCTATCCTTCATATGGCCACAGAAACTGTTCTTCTCAATAGAAAAGATTTTCTAAAACCAGCAGTTTAAGATTCAAAAGGATGAAAATATGCCTTGGATGAGATTGCTCTTTAACAGTTGTGGGCCAAACTCAAATGATTGGAACTAGATGCTTCTGAAGTTGGACAGTCCCTGGGGATCGCCGCTGTATCTCACACAAAGCACAAACGTAGAGGAAGGAAGCACACATGCTGCAATCACTCTTTGGTGCTTTTCCTGCATTTCCCACCAGAGCTAATACTCCATTTACCCCAGAGACTCTCTTTgatggtttggggggttttttttgctccttCTTTCAAGTACAGCCCCATATTCCAAATTGGTTTTACTGTAATAAAAGCTTTTACATTTCAAGGCTGTTTTAAGGGAGGGCGGGGGGATTATACAAGTCCATGTTAATGTTTACTGATTCATAGAGTGTCTGGCAATGCTATGAGATTGGTttttatacaaaagaaaaataaggtcATGAATGTTGTTTAGGGCCATTAGTGTATAATGAACCATTGTACCACTCGGTGCTCTTTATGTTTTTCAGATGCTAGCATGTATGCACATTATCTCTTTAACGCGTTTGACACTGCACAAAATGGCTCAGTGAAGTTTGAGGTAATTGTTTTGCATCCTCCTTTGGTGTCCCTTTCTCAGTCCTGTGGTTTTAAGCTTTTCCATCCATCCTTCATTGTAAACTGGTAGGACTTGCTGGATTATGGGTTAGAGGTTTCAGTCTAAAATCagttgatatttttaaatgtggttCACTTTAGTTTATTCAGATGCAGTTGCGTGTTTCCTTTCACTAAAGAAACGTAAAGATCGTGTCAGTATCACAGGGAGAAAGTGCAGAGATCTATGTAGCAGAGAGGAGTGGTTGAGAACAGTCTCACGTGAAAAGAGGTGAGTGGCACAGATAATTTGGATGTCAAAGAAAAGCCAGTACATCCTGTACCTTCTGCAGTCATCATGCATTGCATGATTGAATTATTGTATTTGTATGTTCCTGGaatatggttttggttttggtttgttgtttttttaagcttatttgATATCTTGAACAAGCTGCGCAGGTACCTGGTACCAATGGAAACTAAATCCACCCATTAACTAAAAGGCTTGTTGCTGTGACTACAAATAGCCATACTTCAAGCTCACACACATAGTTGTAGGAGTGCAGCAGAGGGATATGTTAAGTCATAGACTTGTGGAGGATGAAATTCGTAGTTTCGAAGACAGTTTACTGTGACTGTAAAACTAGAAATCATACACAGTCTTGCCTTTGCTGTCAAATGGCCAAGAACTCCGGTAATTTCCAGGTAAGACTGAGAAATTTGTTCATTTATCAAATGTAAAATGGGAATGTTACCgtatgtatttgtgtgtgtctgcagTGACAGCTGCAGTGGGAGTTTTGCATATGGTAGCTAATCAGTAGTTAGAGGCTTCCAGAAACGTAAACAGACTGAGACACAGGAAATTGGTTAgataagtattaaaaaaaaaaaaaaaaaaaaaaaagtgctgagcTTTCCTTCCTGACAAACCTGTCTCTTTAGTGGTTGTCAAACATAAGcattttgtccctttttttgtATTGTTCAGCAAATTCAAATTCCTTTGAGCCTTGGGAAAAAGGAGCAAAGGTTTCTAAGAAGTGATACACTGCCTCATGTGGAGCTAATGGAGATAACATAGGAAGGACTAAGTACATTAGAGGTATCAGGAACCGTATAGCTTTGTTAGCTTGAAGCTCTGCCTCTACTAATAAATCCCTGTAGCAATGCTATTTACAGTGCCTGAGCCACTGTGCAGTATAAACAATAAATCAAAGTTACTGGAAGCAATAAGTTTactgtaaacaaaaaatatgattaaaatgCTGTGTCCTAGACTGAGTAATTAGTGGTGAGAATCGCATCTGGACAGGTCTGACAGATTTTGCTAGAGAACAAAACCTGAGGCTCCCTGTGTTAGAGGAGTTTGGGACCTCTCCATCTCTCTCAAGGCGGGcacagaaaaaatgctgaattttcttccttctttgctgGCACCCTAGATCTGGAGGTAAGAAAGCATTGATTTCTATTTCTACAGTTAAGAGTCCAGCTGTTTTTAACCAGGCAGTGACAATCTGAGTGAGTCATTCTTGCAGCAGACCATTTCTAGTACAGGAATGGCAACTGGAGCATCTGGCAGTGCTCTTAAAAACCAGCCATGTACTTTGTCATGCTTACATTTGTGCAGTATTTGGAGTTAGAGCATGATAAATTTGGATGGGTAGCAAGGAAGGTGTCCTAGCTTCTGGTTGTGAGCATGCTGTGCTTCTCCTGGCAAGTCTGGGGAGCCAGAGCAGCCACTGTTCTATCAGCTTGAGGATCTAAGTCTGCCCATCTTGGACTGGATCTGCTCTTAATCCCATGCTGTTTTCACAACCCTCACTTCAGGGCTAGGAGAGTTTAAGGCTGCAGCACCCATTAGATCTTCCTGCCCTTCAAGCCTTGGTGAGCTGCCTAACTCATATCATAAGCTTGGCTTTTACCTTGGCTGCAGTTGAGTACTTGAGGActtctctgattttctttgttACATCATACACATTTATTAGTGTGACAGTTCTCAGATCATCTTAGTGAATGCCACGTCCATTGAGTACAGTCAGAGAGGacacatttttggaaaagggaGTCAGAAGAGATTGATAACCATATACTCTATCCTAAAAGGAGAAGTCTTTTGACTGGCGTTATATAGAGAAGATGACTTAGAAAAGGATGTTATGAAAATTCAcccttctttctctgccttgaACCAGGATTTCGTGATGGCATTGTCCATTTTGTTGCGGGGAACTGTTCATGAAAAGCTAAGATGGACGTTTAATCTGTACGACATAAATAAGGATGGCTATATAAACAAGGAGGTAAGGCTGTTTGTGACAAATGTGGTTGATTTCTGAAGAGAGCCGACTGGTTTCTGTTACAGAGCACAATTAATTTTACATGCTGCTAATTAAATGCAAATCAGACTGGACTTAAGTATTTATCTATGTCTAAGTAAAGTGCGCAGTGATCTTATACTACATGATTTTGTAGACATATTTTCCTATATTATAGTGCCTTTAATGGATTGCTTTAGTCAGGAGCAAAATCATAGTTACAGCTATGAGCAACATAACCTTCACAAAGGGGAGGATGATGGTCACAATAACTACTCAGTGACTGAGGCACAAGGGGTTTCTGGCTGTACTGGGAGGTATGGTGTGGGCTTACCTGAAACACTAAAAGCCCCCAGCACCACTCCCAAATCCTGCATTATCATCTGGTTTTATCTTCTTATCTGGTATTGCCTGTTCCCTTTGTTAGAAGCCTTGCTTTTGAGCATGGTAAtcttgaatatttttcaaatacattttgcaaatacatttcGGTCTATCTTGTCAAAACTGTTGTGCGTACCTGGAGGGTTTGTGGTTACTGTTACTGGTCGGGAGTTGTGTGGCAGTTTGTGAGAGGTGTGGAGAAGGGCCAGGTTCCCAGGGAGTGTCGTGAAGGTCCCTGGCCCTGGAGGAGGCTCGGGGACAAGGTCGGTGCCGCAGTGCTCAGGACTGAGCATGCCACTTGCAGCCCAGCGCcatccccagcagctgccatgTCAGAGCACATGTCCTGCAATGCTGCCTGGCCAGAGGAGGGAAGTGAGCACTGCAGGAGTGTCCAACACGCCTGTGACAAAGGCATGGCAGAGTCAGAAAGAAGCACTTGTTTTTTATAGATGGACTTGTATATGATGATAGATCTGTCTTCATGCACACGCGCAGGCATTCTCTGTGCTGTTTTGTAACAGGAGAGGAGGGTGAAGAAAAGgccagtaaaagaaagaaatgtgcgatcatttccattaatttcccttttgtgtttgtgctggcatgctgctgctgcaggaaatgATGGATATCGTAAAAGCAATTTATGATATGATGGGAAAGTACACGTATCCAGTGCTGAAGGAAGATGCGCCAAGGCAGCACGTAGAAGTATTCTTCCAGGTACTTgctttttatgtgtttttcttaATACTTGAGCTATGCACTGATATACTTTACGGTAAAGTTAGCCCCAAGTTCAATCCTGTGCCCCACTATATATTCCAAAATAAACCCTAGCAGCTATTCAGCCTAACACTGCAGTGTCTGCTTATTTCCTGGCTCCAAAGGTATCTCATTTGTCTCTTAGCCTGACCCTTTGCGTTGGAATGTGCCACATCCAGCAAGTCTGAAGCCTCTGCATGTGTTGCAGCCCTTCTGTGTTTCTTCCCTCAACTGCCCCTAAAGAGAGACAGGAATATGGGTGCTGGTTGGTGAGGCAGTGAATAAAGAAATGATGTAATAAGGGCAGAGGTTGCTGTGTATGTCAAGGATGGAAGACTTGGAGATGACCTCAAAAGCACTCCAAATACCAGAGTAAACAAGTCCTTAGCAGTCAGCAAATTTAACCAATGACACTGAGTCTGTAACCTAAGCTTGTAAAGTGCCCTGGGTTTATTCGGGTTGCATCAACTAAGATATTATACTATAACTGCAGTGTTACTtatggaaacaattttttttttttttttgcagaaaatggataaaaacaAAGATGGTGTTGTAACTTTAGATGAGTTTATTGAATCGTGTCAGGAGGTAAGGACAAAGTTATAACTGCAATGAAAGGTCTAGCTCATGCCAcagcatttgctttctctttggaCAAACTCCATTTGAAACAAGGTGCTGCTCAGGATCCTGGGTTTCCTTtgctctgtgaaaaaaacagcttCAGGATTTGAGTTTCTGGTGGTACTCAGTGAAGCCTGTCACTGAATAGTGAAGTAGGGTCAGGCCGGTCACGGGAGAGGGCCTCTTCATTTCCAGTGGTAGTGGccagtgcttttattttctcaagtGAACTG from Buteo buteo chromosome 24, bButBut1.hap1.1, whole genome shotgun sequence encodes the following:
- the KCNIP1 gene encoding A-type potassium channel modulatory protein KCNIP1 isoform X4, with the protein product MSRDKIEDELEMTTVCHRPEGLEQLEAQTNFTKRELQVLYRGFKNECPSGVVNEETFKQIYAQFFPHGDASMYAHYLFNAFDTAQNGSVKFEDFVMALSILLRGTVHEKLRWTFNLYDINKDGYINKEEMMDIVKAIYDMMGKYTYPVLKEDAPRQHVEVFFQKMDKNKDGVVTLDEFIESCQEDDNIMRSLQLFENVM
- the KCNIP1 gene encoding A-type potassium channel modulatory protein KCNIP1 isoform X5 — its product is MTTVCHRPEGLEQLEAQTNFTKRELQVLYRGFKNECPSGVVNEETFKQIYAQFFPHGDASMYAHYLFNAFDTAQNGSVKFEDFVMALSILLRGTVHEKLRWTFNLYDINKDGYINKEEMMDIVKAIYDMMGKYTYPVLKEDAPRQHVEVFFQKMDKNKDGVVTLDEFIESCQEDDNIMRSLQLFENVM
- the KCNIP1 gene encoding A-type potassium channel modulatory protein KCNIP1 isoform X2, encoding MGAVMGTFSSLQTKQRRPSKDKIEDELEMTTVCHRPEGLEQLEAQTNFTKRELQVLYRGFKNECPSGVVNEETFKQIYAQFFPHGDASMYAHYLFNAFDTAQNGSVKFEDFVMALSILLRGTVHEKLRWTFNLYDINKDGYINKEEMMDIVKAIYDMMGKYTYPVLKEDAPRQHVEVFFQKMDKNKDGVVTLDEFIESCQEDDNIMRSLQLFENVM
- the KCNIP1 gene encoding A-type potassium channel modulatory protein KCNIP1 isoform X3 — its product is MHRRLDARQEKKAQRDKIEDELEMTTVCHRPEGLEQLEAQTNFTKRELQVLYRGFKNECPSGVVNEETFKQIYAQFFPHGDASMYAHYLFNAFDTAQNGSVKFEDFVMALSILLRGTVHEKLRWTFNLYDINKDGYINKEEMMDIVKAIYDMMGKYTYPVLKEDAPRQHVEVFFQKMDKNKDGVVTLDEFIESCQEDDNIMRSLQLFENVM